Proteins from a single region of Chlorocebus sabaeus isolate Y175 chromosome 25, mChlSab1.0.hap1, whole genome shotgun sequence:
- the LOC103229976 gene encoding zinc finger protein 717-like isoform X1: MRQHGIELHFSLSAQQIRAGDLRRNMPLQELVSFEDVAVGFTWKEWQDLDDAQRTLYRDMMLETYSSLVSLGYHITKPEVIFKLEQGEPWMVEDTRAFQLST, encoded by the exons ATGAGACAGCATGGAATTGAACTCCACTTTTCACTCTCAGCACAACAAATTAG GGCTGGTGACTTGAGGAGAAATATGCCATTACAGGAGTTGGTGTCctttgaggatgtggctgtggGCTTCACCTGGAAAGAGTGGCAGGACTTGGATGATGCTCAAAGGACTCTGTACAGGGACATGATGCTGGAGACCTACAGCAGCTTGGTGTCCTTGG GGTACCACATTACCAAACCTGAAGTGATCTTCAAGCTGGAGCAAGGAGAACCTTGGATGGTAGAGGACACCAGAGCCTTCCAG
- the LOC103229976 gene encoding zinc finger protein 717-like isoform X2 — protein MPLQELVSFEDVAVGFTWKEWQDLDDAQRTLYRDMMLETYSSLVSLGYHITKPEVIFKLEQGEPWMVEDTRAFQLST, from the exons ATGCCATTACAGGAGTTGGTGTCctttgaggatgtggctgtggGCTTCACCTGGAAAGAGTGGCAGGACTTGGATGATGCTCAAAGGACTCTGTACAGGGACATGATGCTGGAGACCTACAGCAGCTTGGTGTCCTTGG GGTACCACATTACCAAACCTGAAGTGATCTTCAAGCTGGAGCAAGGAGAACCTTGGATGGTAGAGGACACCAGAGCCTTCCAG